Part of the Rhinoderma darwinii isolate aRhiDar2 chromosome 2, aRhiDar2.hap1, whole genome shotgun sequence genome, ACCCGGATTGTTTTCACCTGCTTGGTTGTGAGTTAGCTGGACGGTTTTATTATGATATGTGCCTCCCTATGGGTTGTTcaatttcatgtttttattttgacgTTTTTAGTTCCTTTTTGGAATGGGTTTTGAAGGACTTTTCAGGGTGTACATCGGCTACGCATTACTAGGACGATTTATTTTTCGTAGGCCCGGCTGCGTCGCCGCTGTGCCAATTATTGCTGGATTCCTTTCGCAGTTTGTCAGCCCGTTTCGGTGTCTCCCTTTCCGAAGAGAAAATTGAGGGCCCTACTACAGTGTTGTCCTTccttggtataaaaattgtctcttCGGAGATGGTTTTCCGATTACCGGCTGACAAAGTCATCAAATTGCGCTTGCATTTGACAGCGGCCATTTCGGCTAAGAAATTACAGCTCCGGCAGGTTCAATCCTTGTTAAGTCTGTTAGTGTTCGCCAGTAGAGTCATGCCCATGAAACGTATTTTTTCGCGTCGCCTGTCATTATCTACGGCTGGCGTTCGGTTGCCCACTCATTACGGATGGGGCGGGAAAAGCCGGTTTTGGGGCTATATTGGGCCCTTCCTGGTGTTCGGCCCCATGGCCTGAAGCATAGCGCCTTCCTGGCTGATGCAAGAATTTAACTTTGCTGGAGATGTTCCCTATCATAGTTGCAATAGAATTGTGGGGTGATAAGTTAGCTAATTCATCCATGGTGTTTTGGTCAGACAATGCAAGCGTGGTCCATGCGATGAATCATTTGACTTCCACTTCAATGCCGGTAGTGGTTCTGATTAGGCATTTGGTGCTTAGATGCTTGCAGCACAACATTCAGTTTAGGGCGCGACATATTCCAGGTGTTCAAAATAATGTTGCTGACGCCCTTTCCcgttttaattggcaggttttCTGTTCCCTCTGCCCATGGGCGGACTTGGAAGGGGCCAGCTGGCCGGATACgctgtggaggatgctggatctCAGCTGGTCCCCCTCGTAAGGTCATCCCTCGCTTCCTCTACTTGGGCTACATACGGTAAGGCGTGGAATGAGTGGTTGGATGTTGTTGGGGTCCGTCCCCTGGGTCCTGACGACGCTACCCTACCTGGTTATGTATTGGTGTACCTGTCTAGGTTATATGACCGTGGGGTCTCAGGGGCTGTAGCGCAGCGTAACCTTTAGGGCCTGGCATTTTTATTTCAATTGCGCGCATGGCCAGATTTAACCAAATCTttctttagggcggatttacacgaacgtgcttttctgtttacaaacatacagagtgtcataatgatggcggctgcgcgaaaagcacgcagccgcgcaccatatgatcatgacacacggagctgtcaagtgccttttgcgggtGTAAAAAGCCGCGTTTTTTTGTgcctgcaaaacgcacacgctcgtgtaaatccgcccgcaGGCTCTAAAGGGTTGGAAGAAGTCCGCGGTTAAAAGAGAAGCCCGACGCCcggtttcattcccaattctcatAAAATTGTTACAGGCCCTTGAGCATGTTTGTTCTTCCCCTTTCGaaatatctttattttttaaGCGGCCTTTGTGttggccttttttggagctttacGTATCTCGGAGTTGATAACGGCTACCTGGCTACCCGGCCTGGCGGTTTGTTGGCTGACGATATTGCACTGTCCAATTCAGGGGTTCGTTTCCGTATTCGGAAGTCGAAGACAGACATTTTTGGCAAAGGGTGTTGGGTATCTTTGAGACCGGTTCCCGGTCCGGCCTGCCCTGTCTGGGCCGTCACACTTTATATAAATGTTCGTGCGTCAGGTACGCAATTCTTGTCATATGCCAATGGTAAACCACTCACTAGGTTTCAATTCACGTCTATATTTCGTTCAGCGTTAACTCATGCTGGCTTTCCCCACATGGAGTTCGGAACACATTCGTTCCTCATTGGAGCCGCTACCACATCCAGTGGCTTGGGCCTATCTGATGAGGAGGTACGGCGCATTGGGCGGTGGCGCTCTGACTGTTTTGCCAGTTATTTCCGCCCAGATTTAATATTGCAATAGCTTCTTATTGTTTTCGTTCTAGGTTCACGCCACGTTATATGGATACTTGATCATTCTTCCGTTTTTTGGGCAGAACGAAGAGCGGCAATACGACCAGGAGGTCTCTCGCTGGGTCTGCTGGGAGCCGACGTTCATTGGAGGGGTTTGTGAGGCCTGAGGTGGCTGTACGTCTTGCCCGAGGTGGTGGCCATAAGCGGACGAGTCGGTCCTACGGTACTGGTTATCCATGTCGGGGGGAATGACCTATGTTCCGTTTGCTTGGGTGAGCTCATAGCACTGATCCAGTCCGACTTTGAGaggtttactttgttttttaacgAATTGGTGCTGGTGTGGTCTGAGGTCATTCCCAGGGCGGTTTGGCAAGGGGCCCGTGATGAGGCGGCAATTAAAAGGCGCAGGAAGCTGCTTAAAACCAGGGTGTCCAGGTATGTCAGGGCTGGTGGAGGTGTCTGATTAGACACCGGCAGTTGGAAGGTGACAATCGGTGTCTGCTGCTACAAGACGGGGTACACCTCACTGATATCGGGTTAGATATCTTTTTGTCCGTGCTCCAGAATGGTATGGAGGAGGCTCTGTTTCGGTTGACCTAGCGTGATAAAAGGGTAATATGCACACAGTCTTGAAGGCACTCAGGCTTATTGCCCGTTGTACCCAGGACTGGGTAGCAATAAAGGGGTTAATTTGGTTACGTTAAACTAGGTGGGTTTCGTTCCATAGGTTGTTTATAATAAGGAGCCTATAGCAGTGGGGCACCCGCCCATGGGGGCGTTTTGGTGGGAGTTATAGAGCAGCTTACACACCCTCCAAGGTTAGGGTTTATAATGGCAGATAGGGAGGACAATCTTCCTCTTTTGGCTGTTACCACTCAGGGATTTGTATTGCCAAAGAATCGTGTGTACACTTACCTGtttttcccaccctccctcccaatttTTTTctcttatgaaaaaaaaaaaaaaaaaaaaagaaagagaaattatgtatatatttataaaaataaaagaaaataaaaaaaaaggatgttaaaaaaaaaaagtggaataacACAAtggaaaataacagtttaaaaaaaaaaaaaaaggctaaatgATTGATGAAACTAAGAAAGGAAACCGCATACAATTTGGCTTTTGTTATGTTTATTCATGACACTTCAATGTTGGAGTCCAATATGTTGTTTGATGGTCTTTTTTGGTTGTCATTGTTTTATTTTCTCAGAGTGTTTGTGGATTTTATGTCACAGCAGGCGCTATTTGTGGAAAAGTACGACCTACAGGCGGgccttaggcgggctggcatacgggttcATTAATAATGGTTTACAGCTATATATTTTGAAAATATtaaattaagaaataaataaaggTGTGGCCGACCGTCCatgtcaacccacgtttaaaagttcAGTGGTAGTTTGTCTTGTTATTTATAGCAAAAGGTTTTAGTCAAACCTAGCGTGATAAAAGGGTAATATGCACACAGTCcctagtagtaacatgacagcatgtacccaagtagtaacatgacagcatgtacccaaagtagtaacatgacagcatgtatccaagtagtaatacGACAGCATGTATCAAGGACAGAGATTTGTAACTTTGGCGCTGGCTCCTAGACCTGACTAAGATTGGTCCAGACATGGCAGAGGGTGGGGGGAGTAGTGCACATTTTAAAACCTCGGCCTTGAGTACCAAGTGTCCCTCCCACTGCATGTAAGGCCAAGAGACTGCTCTACAGGAGTGCGTACTCATGGACTGCTCCACTGAGACTGATCCTTGCTGATAGAGACCGGCGCTGGGAGAGTAAATTACATTTGAGAGCTCTGTTGTTGGCCGATTACATGTCACTTCCTGGCAGTTTGTAGACACGATGGTTCCAGGAGATGGTTTTAGTTCTTTAATAGCTACCACAAACTGAAGCTTCGTTTCCCATTGGAGTGGTGTCTATTTTTGATGGAATATTGTTCAGAGATATAAAGTGTAGTATGATCCGTGTGAACTTTCCTCTCTGGCCATCATTCCAGGTAGTCCACTCATCAGAAGATTTTCGTTTGCTTGTCTTCCTTCAGCTCTAAGGCTCACAAACATCTGACTGTAATACTTTGGGTCAGTATTGAGATGCATCATCTTTGAGCTCATGTGAGCAATGATGGACAGACATTGGTACCAAAAGGTCTCCTTTCTGCCGTCTACCAGGAAGGGACCTAGTGGGTAGGAGATCTGGTGTCCCATATAGCAATATGACACATACAAGCATGTTAACAAGGTTGCCTTTAGTTGTTTCTCACTTCTTATCTCGGAAGAGATGACATCTCGGCAAAGCATGTACAGGAACACCACAGTGCCTGATGTTAAAAATCCTTGGCCCTGCCATCCttgaaggagaagttgtctgtctaTGCTTGTTATCCACTCTACTACATCTATTGGGGAAAGGTGATACAGCTGGAAGCATCTCCGGCACACAAAGTCTGCTAAGCATTTTAGGATCTTCTTGGTGTATGTGTGTAGTATGATGCGCTGTGGAACATTAAATATTTGTTGCTCTTGAGTGGACACTTGATCTTTGAGGACTGGATATTCTGAGTCCATCTTGACGCTTGGTGGCTTAGTAGTTGTCAGAGTCTCCTTCAGATCAGCACTGATGACTGGAGTAATACTATACTTGCAACAGTTACTTGGTTCGTGGTGGTTTTTTCCTTTCTTTGTTTTCTGTGTGTCTTCATGGCGGCTCACTCTTACTTTGCTCTTTACATCGGGAACCAGCTTGCAGCAGCTGAAAGCTTTCCCCATGATTATTGAAGTCTAGATTCTGGATTCTATTTCTGTAGATGAAGTTACAACAGATGATTATTTCTTAGTTatgaaaaaacacattacaatatttaaccaaatgtaggaaaaaaaatgtaaccttTTATTAGAACACGTCTATGCCTATGGGCAGCTCAGCCTTAAAAGTTGTCTGCTCTCATGGGTCATGGGTATATGCAGTGTGCTGTGAATATGCACAGATGATGCCAAGGTTTGTATTCCAGAGGAGAACAAGGCAAATCCCCAAATAAATTTTGTTATAATTGTGGTCTATCCCTAGaaagtcaaaaaagacctttgggggacttttctaatgtaactggggctgcagatTTACAGGGTATATGAaccctgttatagtgactattgtccctgttaggctacgttcacacagggcggagacactgcataaaggtacacagcgtatcctccctggcggttgcagggaattccgactgaaaaaaaatcacaccaaattgtggttcattttttcgtccagaatgtcgactgcggaaaactgctcgtaaaaaaacaacaacacatacttaccctctgaagtCGTGCAGaccagcctcctaggatgacgcttaatcccatgtgaccactgcagcttgtgattggttgcagcggccacatggatggAAAGGTCATCCAAAGAGGCCAGGCTGGACGAAGAAAcaaagaattctgggtaagtacacactttttttgcggcggaatcgctgctattccgccgcaaaaaaacgcattaTCTGCTACTTGCTGCAGGTTTtacttcccattgaatttaatggggaaatcccacaacacaaaagcagcgattacgaaaatacaattgacattctgcagattaagaaaaccgcaccgcaggtcaatttctgaacgttttttccactcatcatttacgcagtgtcTGAAGGGGATTTGgtagaatctcatccactttgctgctgctgtattatgctgcggattttacacaatgaaatttgttgcagaaaatgtgcagtatttacgctacgtgtgaacttacccgtagggctgtgctgggtctagttagacctagcagcagcctcctactaccggcatcccggcgatcaggTGACCAGTGTGAATGTGAGTACAGAGAAGACAGTAACCTACTCTCCAGGGTCCCTGACAGTCACTGACTGCAGAccaccgacattcagctgcccaattgtTTGGAGAGCAAGCTTAaacctgcgccgtatatataaggTGGACGGTCCTCAAACGGTTAAATCTGATAAAATATGTAAACTTGTCAATGTATTCTACATAGATAacgtttaaattgtttttttagaaaaatattttattagtatCACTTCCAAATACTAAATTATCAAGAAACCCCTGAAAaatcataaattgacattctgatcCTAAATTCTTTTCCATTTAGACCATGTTTGCTTATATTTCAATAGCTGCCCTCTTTCTTCATAATACATTTTCTCTGAGATAATCGGTTTCGTCATTCTCCATATCCTACTACGAATAATTCTTCTTGCCATTTACAACACATTCAATGTTAATACAGCCTCTTGTCTCCCTTTTATTTCCATATTAGCTCCCAGAAGATGATTATTTCATCCAGAAGGATCCGTATTTTACAGTTTCTATCTACGGTATCTCGGCTATACGTTTTCCCCAATAAATATGGAGCTTGGGGCAGCGCCACGGTATATGGACCAAGTCCACATTTAGGTTTGCACATCTTGGACAAGGGTATTCACCTCCGGGATGAAACATTTTAACTTCTTTGGTGTATAATAATAcgcatcatgtattatgaatagctgtgaaattctaaatacattatcTCTAGTGGTTACTGGCATCATTTTTAGCGCATTGATCCACTTATCATTATTTAGTGTATCCACCACCCTATTCCATGTAATGAAACTCTTCTTCAGCTTATCTTCTGTATCACTACAATTTAACATAGAATTTACTTTTGCCACCACCTTTTTCTAGTTACAGAGTGTATTAAGAAATCAAATAGTTTGTGGTTATACAATCTGAATTCTCTCTTCCCATATTGTGACCTAATATCATATTGTACTTGTACGTACTGTAAAAGGTGTATATCTAACACCCCATATTCTCCCATAATCTTCTCAAAAGACTTAACCACCCTATTATTAAACCAGTGCATCATAAATGTAGCCCCCTTATCATTCCAAAACTTAACCCCTTGTAGAATTTCAGTGTCTGTAAATATATCACCCCAAACTGGGGTAAAAGGTAAATAGCCTTTAATCCCTAGAGTTTTATCCCTCACCCTGTCCCATATTCTCTGAATCGTTCCCCCAGTAATATTACTCCCCAATCGTGAGAGAATATTTGCTTCCATGCACATCACCATGcggattttttttccctatttaaagaggctctgtcaccagattttgcaacccctatctcttattgcagcagatcggcgctgcaatggagataagagtaacttctcttcacaacgcccagcttctggcagtgcagacacagcgtgttctcgagagatcacgctgtgacgtcactcacttcctgccccaggtcctgcatcgtgtcggacgagcgaggacacatcggcaccagaggctacagttgattctgcagcagcatcggcgtttgcaggtaagtcgatgtagcctctgtcgcctggtgccgatgtgtcctcgctcgtccgacacgatgcaggacctgggacagg contains:
- the LOC142741030 gene encoding cyclin-dependent kinase 5 activator 1-like; translated protein: MGKAFSCCKLVPDVKSKVRVSRHEDTQKTKKGKNHHEPSNCCKYSITPVISADLKETLTTTKPPSVKMDSEYPVLKDQVSTQEQQIFNVPQRIILHTYTKKILKCLADFVCRRCFQLYHLSPIDVVEWITSIDRQLLLQGWQGQGFLTSGTVVFLYMLCRDVISSEIRSEKQLKATLLTCLYVSYCYMGHQISYPLGPFLVDGRKETFWYQCLSIIAHMSSKMMHLNTDPKYYSQMFVSLRAEGRQANENLLMSGLPGMMAREESSHGSYYTLYL